In Leptospira harrisiae, a genomic segment contains:
- a CDS encoding LBF_1011 family protein, with product MSLQTEYKLQWPEYRIEFHPGPHIPKKASLNELWPDLRAFFSGNQSRFANYLHYLSTDFSGGFSLCSVLGENEASFRFRDPQLVSPSPFPKETLFQIWELCQNRDFEEMEREDWELLGFGFLYLGEVLEFRNWVLKTKDFFGQTDDNRRFLFLLGWETSEVTFENSILHMLVEYVKGNRDELNFKSLTDAVVLDSYWQISGVLFHAIEVGWFSGEETFRFWKFLIGFYSEWEEWEKQKFRSVSLGKIPAFPALRYAKRYFPENTFVFYREELETNLRGDWTYGDGFGYELTHQMDPFVETVVRFRADNLKFEEELKTELVKRPYSYFINLQLAFINFVKKEHQSFLEYYKKAGRLKYLPLALNLYWRVLKLNGEEVLAKSIERTLVATGESTNIPEGWE from the coding sequence ATGAGCTTACAAACAGAATACAAATTGCAATGGCCGGAATATCGGATCGAATTCCACCCAGGGCCACATATTCCGAAAAAGGCCAGTCTGAATGAACTCTGGCCAGACTTACGTGCCTTCTTTTCAGGCAATCAGTCTCGTTTTGCAAACTACCTTCATTATTTATCGACCGATTTTTCCGGGGGGTTCAGCCTTTGTTCCGTTTTGGGTGAAAATGAAGCAAGCTTTCGTTTCCGAGACCCACAATTGGTCTCTCCATCCCCCTTTCCAAAAGAAACTCTATTCCAAATCTGGGAACTATGCCAAAACAGGGATTTTGAGGAAATGGAAAGGGAAGATTGGGAACTACTTGGTTTTGGATTTTTATATTTGGGAGAAGTGCTCGAGTTTCGCAACTGGGTCTTAAAAACCAAAGATTTTTTTGGCCAAACCGACGACAATCGTAGGTTTTTATTTTTGCTTGGTTGGGAAACTTCTGAGGTAACATTTGAAAATTCCATATTGCATATGTTAGTTGAATATGTAAAAGGGAATCGAGATGAATTAAATTTTAAATCTCTCACAGATGCAGTTGTATTGGATTCCTATTGGCAAATTTCTGGAGTTCTTTTTCATGCAATCGAAGTTGGATGGTTTTCAGGAGAGGAAACCTTTCGGTTTTGGAAATTTCTCATTGGATTTTATTCGGAGTGGGAAGAATGGGAAAAACAAAAATTCCGTTCTGTATCTTTGGGAAAAATTCCTGCATTTCCTGCTCTACGATATGCCAAACGATATTTTCCAGAAAATACTTTTGTTTTCTACCGAGAGGAATTGGAAACAAACTTACGTGGGGATTGGACTTATGGAGACGGATTTGGTTATGAACTCACTCACCAAATGGATCCCTTTGTGGAAACAGTAGTGCGTTTCCGTGCTGATAATCTAAAGTTTGAAGAAGAATTAAAAACAGAATTGGTGAAAAGGCCATATTCTTACTTTATTAATTTGCAATTGGCATTTATCAATTTCGTAAAAAAAGAACACCAAAGTTTTTTGGAATATTATAAAAAAGCGGGACGACTCAAATATTTACCACTGGCTCTCAATTTGTATTGGAGAGTTTTAAAATTAAATGGTGAAGAGGTTCTTGCTAAATCCATTGAACGAACATTAGTTGCCACTGGTGAATCAACAAATATTCCAGAAGGTTGGGAATAA
- a CDS encoding bactofilin family protein encodes MALVKNQTEVTNSTIGENSYFNGKFFINGSLKIDGKFEGKSLQAEHLYIGVTGKVKTNITAASVIVEGIVVGNVTARNRVMLLPTSKILGDIKTPELIIQNGVILEGRCMISNDLKHSAKDLIELEYSKDSLSVEKIFGKQPNAKE; translated from the coding sequence ATGGCATTAGTCAAAAATCAGACCGAAGTTACCAATTCAACTATTGGTGAGAATTCTTACTTCAACGGTAAATTCTTCATCAATGGATCCTTAAAAATTGACGGTAAATTCGAGGGAAAATCCCTCCAAGCCGAACACCTCTACATTGGTGTTACCGGAAAGGTCAAAACCAACATCACTGCTGCCAGTGTCATCGTAGAGGGAATTGTTGTGGGAAACGTAACGGCTAGAAACCGTGTGATGCTCCTTCCTACTTCCAAAATCCTTGGAGATATCAAAACGCCTGAGCTCATCATCCAAAATGGGGTGATCTTGGAAGGCCGTTGTATGATTTCCAACGACCTCAAACACAGTGCCAAAGACCTAATTGAATTGGAATACTCAAAAGATTCCTTAAGTGTTGAGAAGATTTTTGGGAAACAACCAAACGCAAAAGAATAA